The following nucleotide sequence is from uncultured Draconibacterium sp..
TATATTGTGAAAAGCTGTTCGGCAGAGAAAATTTTTATTGCAATTCAGGAGATTAAAAGTTCAGGAAAATATTTATGTCCAAAGGCGTTGGATAAATTTTTTAGTTGTTCAAAAAGCGAGCAGAACAATTCCAGTTTAACCCGCAGGGAGAAACAGATTTTGGGTTCCTGGATTACCGAAGAAACGCACAATGCAGTAGCAACTTCACTAAATATTAGTGAGTCGACTGTACGTACACATTTAAAAAATATTCGAGAGAAACTGGGCAGTATTAATCATTTACAAATGATGATTTATGCCTGTCAGCACAATTTAATTAGTGATAAACATAAACCAATCTGTCCGAATTGTCGGTTTTCGGTAAGCGCTGCCTACTAACTGAAAGAATTGATTTGACTTACTTCTGAGAAAGTATTACAAAATAAAAAGGGTTTCCATTTGGAAACCCTTTTACCGTTTTTAGTATTGTGTATGCAAAAATATGCTTATTCCGCAACAACTTCAAATTCAATCTCAACCACAACTTCTTTGTGTAGTTTGATTTTAGCTGTATGAGTACCAACTTCTTTGATGCTGTCTTCAGGAATAGTGATCTGTTTGCGGTCGATCTCAAATCCTTTTTTGTTGATCGCTTCCGCTAATTGGATGGTGTTAACCGATCCGAAGATTTTGCCTGAAGTACTTGTTTTTGCACCAATTGTAATTTTCTTGGCAACAATTTGCTCAGCAATTTTAGTAGCTTCGTCTTTCAATTTAGCTTCTTTATGAGCACGTTGTCTGATATTCTCAGCCAATACTTTTTTAGCCGACTCGGTAGCAACAACTGCTTTTTTTGTTGGAATCAGAAAGTTACGAGCGTAACCACCTTTTACTTCAACAATATCGTCTTTGCTTCCTAAACGTTCTACGTCTTGTAATAATATAATTTCCATTTCAAGTCCTCCTCTTATTTCATCATGTCGGTTACAAATGGTAGCAATGCAACTTGGCGGGCACGTTTAACGGCCTGGCCAACTTTACGCTGATACTTTAACGAAGTTCCGGTGATACGACGAGGTAAAATTTTACCTTGCTCGTTTAGGAATTTTTTCAAAAACTCAGGGTCTTTGTAATCAACATATTTGATTCCGTTTTTCTTGAAACGGCAATATTTTTTCTTTTTGATCTCTACTGACGGTGGAGTCAGGTATCTGATTTCACTTCCTTGTGCCATTTTTTAATCCTCCTTTTTTTCTGATTTTGCTTTCTGAAGTTTTCTTCTCTTCTCGCTGTATGCAACAGCATACTTGTCGAGTTTTACAGTCATGAAGCGGATAACGCGCTCGTCGCGACGGAAATCGATCTCCATTTTTGTAATGAATGCAGGATCGGCTTTAAACTCAAATAAGTGATAAAAGCCAGTAGATTTCTTTTGAATTGGGTAAGCCAGTTTTTTCATTCCCCAATCTTCTTCATGGATCATCTCACCTCCATTGGCTTTGATGAGATCCCTGAATTTTGTTACCGCTTCCTTTACCTGTGGCTCAGATAAAACGGGAGTACAAATGAAAACGGTTTCGTACTGATTCAACATAATCATCTAATTTTTAAATTATTAAATAGTTTTCCAAAAATTTTGGACGCGCAAAAATAGAAATAAATTGTTATTTATCAAACAGTTTGATGGTTTTTCGTGTGAAAATTGGCCTTGTTAACAGATGAACTAATCTTTCGGGCCCAAATGTAGTTGTTTTGCGGGAAATAAGATTGATTTTAAGATGTCTAAAGAATGAAAAAGAGATTGATTAAAAAGTAGCAATTTGCTTCAAATCAATCTCTTTTATATTTCGTATTTGATAAATCCAGATTCAACTCAATCTGAATAACAATCTACACCAATCTCCACTAAAGCGGAATGTTTCCGTGCTTTTTAGGTGGATTCGATTTCCGTTTGTTCTGTGTCATTTCAAGTGCATCGATAACCTTTTTACGTGTATCGCGCGGATGAATAATTTCGTCGATATAACCCAGCGATGCAGCTTTGTACGGATTCGCAAATTTATCGCGGTAATCCTGCACTTTGGCTGCTTTTTCATCATCGGTCATTTTTTCGCGATGAATGATGTTGATCGCACCTTCCGGCCCCATAACGGCAATTTCTGCGGTTGGGTAGGCCAGGTTTACATCGGCACCAATGTGCTTGCTCGACATTACATCGTAAGCACCGCCATAAGCTTTTCGGGTAATTACCGTAATTTTTGGTACAGTAGCTTCGGAGAATGCGTAAAGCAATTTTGCGCCGTGTTTAATAATGCCGCCAAATTCCTGTCCGGTTCCCGGCAAGAAACCCGGAACATCAACAAATGTTACCAATGGCAAATTAAACGCATCGCAAAACCGAACAAAACGTGCTGCTTTTACCGATGAGTTAATATCCAGCACACCGGCTAAATGGCTGGGCTGGTTGGCAACTACTCCAACCGGGCGGCCACCAAAACGCGCAAATCCAACAATTATATTTGGTGCATAATTTGGTTGAACTTCCAGAAAATGTTTGTTATCGATTACATTCTGGATGATCTCGTGCATGTCGTAAGGCTTATTCGGATCGGCAGGAACAATTTCTTCCAGTTCTTCGCTAACCCTATCGGAAGGATCGATGGTAGTTTTTATCGGCGGGTCTTCCAGGTTGTTAGAAGGTAGGAAGCTCAGCAATTCGCGTACCATCATAATGGTTTGTTCCTCGTCGTTACCTGTAAAGTGGGCTACTCCACTTTTTGAGCTGTGGGTATCTGCACCGCCCAATTCTTCTTTGGTAACATCTTCGTGCGTAACTGTTTTAATTACCTCAGGTCCGGTTACAAACATGTGGCTTTTTTCTTTCACCATAAAAATGAAATCGGTGAGGGCAGGAGAGTAAACCGCACCACCGGCACAAGGCCCCAATATGGCAGAAATTTGAGGAATTACACCCGATGAAATCACGTTGTTATAAAAAATATCGGCATAACCGGCAAGGCTTTCAACGCCTTCCTGAATACGGGCGCCGCCCGAGTCGTTCAGTCCAACAAGTGGTGCTCCCATTTTTAGTGCCAATTCCTGAATTTTTACAATTTTATCGGCGTTGGCTCTACTAAGCGATCCGCCAAAAACAGTAAAATCCTGGGCAAAAACATAAACCAGTCTGCCATTTACTTTTCCGTAACCCGATATTAAACCGTCGCCAAATATTTTTTTTGCTTCCATACCGAAATCATAATTCCGGTGTGTCATCAGTTTATCGATTTCGGTAAAAGTTCCCGGATCAAGTAGTTGCAGAATGCGCTCGCGGGCCGTCATTTTTCCCGCTGCATGCTGTTTTTCAATTCTTTCTTCACCACCTCCGAGCTCCGCTTGTGCATTGAGGGCATCAAGCTGTTCGTATTTTGCTTTTAAATCCATTTTTTTTCTTTTAGTCCAATTCAATTAATACCTGGTTGCTGTCTACTGTTTGCTGATCTTTTACATGTACCTTTTTAATAGTGCCATCCTTTGGAGCTTTGTATTCGCTTTCCATTTTCATGGCCGAAATGATAACTACAGTATCGCCTTCCTGTACAACATCACCTTCTTTAACCAACACATTAACTACTTTGCCCGGCATGGGCGAAGTGACTTTATTGTCGGCTGATCCTGCTCCGTTCGCATTGCGGTTTTGCAGGTAACGTGCTTCGGCATCAATTACTTCAACATTGTAACGTTCGTATAAAGTGTAAGCGGTATATTTTTTTGGCGTTTCATCCGGAACCAGTTCGATGTCGTACGAATGGCCCCCTTCAAGGATTGAGAACGTGCCATCGGCAGTATGCATCAAATCAACATTATATGTTTTTCCGTCAACTTCAACTTCCAGAATGTTGCCATCTTGTTTTAACAGGTTTACCCATGCTTTCCTGTCGCCAATTTTAATTTCAACAGCCATAATTTTCGCTTAAAAATGATTTACATAATGAATTTTCTTCCAGCGGCTTTGTGCCGGTACAAACTCTTTGGTTACTGCTGCATTGCTTCCCAGTTTATCCAGATAATCGATAAAAGCAGCAATAATAACCATGTCTTCCGGGTTGTCTTTCATGCCGTTTGATAGCAGTTGTTCCTGGTTTTTCTCAATAAAATGAGTGTCGTAATTTCCGGCAATGAAGTTTTCGTTGTTCATTACACGTTCCAACATTTTTATTGATGTTTTTACACCGGTAATTTTGTATTCGTACAGTGCCCGTCGCATACGCGCAATGGCTTCGTCGCGTGTTTTCCCCCATACAATCAGTTTCGAGATCATCGGGTCGTAGTAAATCGGAATTTCATAACCTTCATAAACGTAACCATCGGTACGCACACCCAGCCCCAGCGGAGAAGATATTTTATATACCTTTCCGGCACTTGGCATAAAGTTATTATCCGGGTCTTCGGCATAAATACGGCATTCTATGGCGTGACCTCTTTGTTTCAGGTCGTCCTGTCCAAATTCCAACTCACGGCCTTCAGCAGCGTAAATCTGCTGTTTTACCAGGTCGATTCCGGTAACACGTTCGGTAATGGGGTGTTCCACCTGCAAACGAGTATTCATTTCAAGGAAATAGTAATTCAGGTCGTTGTCAACCAGGAACTCGATGGTTCCGGCACCAACATAATTTACTGCTCTGGCAGCTTCAACGGCTGCTTTTCCCATCTCGTCGCGCAACTCCTCGGTCATTAATGGAGATGGAGTTTCCTCGATCATTTTTTGGTGACGACGCTGAACGGAACATTCACGCTCGAAAAGGTGAACGGTATTTCCGTGCTGATCGGCCAGAATTTGAAACTCGATGTGGTGTGGCGAAGTAATGTACTTTTCAATGTACACGGCATCGTCGCCAAAAGCCGATTTAGCTTCAGAGCGGGCTGCACGAACTGCTGAAACCACTTCGGATTCGTTTTTCACCAGGCGCATTCCTTTTCCGCCACCACCGGCTGATGCTTTTATCATTACCGGAAGTCCGATACTTTTTATCACTTCCAGGGCTTCTTCTTCCGATTTTATCTCTCCATCGGTTCCGGGTACTACGGGAATTCCAGCAGCAGTCATTGCTTCGCGTGCCTGAATTTTATCACCCATCTGAACGATTACCTCGGGCGAAGGGCCAATAAAAACAATTCCTTCTTCGGCACAACGTCGGGCAAAATCGGCATTTTCCGATAAAAATCCATAACCGGGATGGATTGCATCAGCGCCACTTTGTTTGGCTACTTCTATAATTTTATCAATGTTCAGGTAACTTTCACTCGATGGTGCTTTACCTACACAATAAGCTTCGTGGGCATAACGCACATGAAGCGAAGTCCTGTCTGCTTCCGAGTAAATGGCAACTGATTCAAGATCAAGTTCCCTGCAGGTTCGCATAACGCGAATTGCAATTTCGCCTCGGTTTGCGATTAGAATCTTTTTGATTTTCTTCATACAACTTTGAAATCAATATAAGTTAAAGTCATCTTAATTTCTGCAACTATAACTCTGTTTTGCAAAAAATGTTTACACTCAAAAATTTTACCTTGGAAGTTACCTGTTGCGAAATACCTGAAGCATGGTTAATTGTTAATAAATCTAAAAAACTGTTTTATGTTAGCTTTTCAGGGGGATGAAATTTGAATTCCAAAAGCAATGGGTCTAAAATTATATTTTTTATGATAAGTGTTTTTTTATTTTCCGATAATTTCTATTTTTGGTGGCAATTAAAAACCAATCATGCTGTCAAAAATAACTTTTACCCTCTTGTTTATTACATCATTTGTGTTTGTAATCCGAGCACAGGACTATAATTATACATTGTCGGATGACTCGTTAGTAAATCAATATGCCAGCATGAAAAGGGTTTATTATGCCACGCGAACCCCTATGGTTCCAAAGATTGATGGGAAATTGGATGATGAGTGTTGGCAATCTGTCGGCACCTGGGACGGAGATTTTATTCAACAACAGCCACATCAGGCGCAAAAACCTTCCCAGGAAACTGAAATAAAAATACTTTACGACGATAAGTATCTGTATTTTGCAATTATCGCCTATGATGATGAACCCGATGAAATGGATCCAATACTTGGGCGAAGAGATGAACTCAATGGAGATGTGGCAGGGATTGCTCTTGATTCATACCAGGATAAACAAACTGCATTTGAGTTTAATTTAACTTCAGCTGGCCAGAAAATTGACCTAATGCACATGGGAGAATACGGCTGGGATTTTAACTGGAACGCCGTTTGGGATGGTAAAACATCTTTGGGAGATTCAGCCTGGTATGCCGAAATGCGTGTTCCATTTTCTCAGATACGCTATTCAAAAAAGGAAGAGCAGGTATGGGGTATGCATATTTGGCGCTGGATACACAGGCTTAGCGAAGAAAGTCAGTGGAAATTAATTCCGATTGATGCTCCTGCAATGGTTTATATTTTTGGGGAACTGCGTGGAATAGAGAATATCCCATATAAACGTAATTTTGAAGTAATGCCATATGCCAGCGGACAATATTTCCCGAATTCGACGAACAAAGAGAATTTTGGTTTTGGTGTGGATGGCAAGATTGGTGTTACCTCTAATTTTACTTTGGATTATACTTTTAACCCCGATTTTGGTCAGGTTGAAGCCGATCCTTCAGAATTGAATCTGACCTCGTACGAAGTATTTTACGATGAGAAGCGACCCTTCTTTTTGGAAGGAAACAGTATTCTGGAATATAATTCGGGCAACGATATGCTTTTTTATTCGCGCCGAATAGGTCATGCGCCAAGTTACGAGCCTGATTATGGTGAAGATCAAACACTTGAAATGCCTGAAAATACCTCAATAATCAATGCATTAAAACTTACCGGAAAGAATAATAATGGTTTCTCGTTAGGGTTAGTAAACAGTATGACTGCGCGTGAAACAGCTACCATTAAGTCGGCTGATGAAAGTATAAAGGAAGCCATTGAACCGTTTACCAACTATTCGATTGCCCGTGTAAAACAGGATTTTAATGAAGGGAGCACGGTGTTGGGAGGAATAGTTACCTCGTCGATTCGTAATATTAAAGACGAAAATCTTGAATTTCTTACAGATAACTCACTTGTTGGAGGCCTCGATTTTGAACACAACTGGAAAAACCGAAAATATTATGTTGCAGCAAAAGGATTTACTTCCCGAATTAGCGGAAGCGAAGAATCAATTGCTCGCTTGCAAAGAAATTCGCGTCACTATTTTCAACGCGTCGATGCGGATCATTTGGATTACGACCCATCCAGGACCAGTTTAAGTGGCTGGGGGGGAGAAATAGCTGGCGGTAAACGAAGTGGAAAATTAAGAATTACAGGAGACGTTGAATGGCGTTCGCCGGGGGTCGACTTAAATGATGTAGGATATTTGCGTCAGGCAGATTACATCGATCAGAATTTCAGAATTCAATACCTGGTAAATAAACCAAAAGGTATATTGCTGAATTATTCATTCCGATTAGCACAAGGTCATAACTGGAACTTTAATGGAGATAACCTGAGAGATAATTTTAGCTTTACTGCAGGTTGGCGATTCAAAAATTACTGGAGATTTGATTTGGCCGCTTATCGATATATAAATGAAATTGATACAAGACGATTACGTGGTGGTCCTTCGTTACGAATTGACAACCGAAACCGTTTGGGAGCAGCTATTCAAACCAATTCGCAGCGCGATTTCTTTGTAGGGCTTCGAACGGATTTCACCCGATCGGCAGATAATATAACATTCGATAATTCATATTCGTTTCAGGTGGACTGGAGAGTTAGTACACGTTTTATGCTGTCGTCGGCTTCTTCCTATATAAATGAGCAGGATAACAGCCAGTATATTCGCCGATCGACTGTAAATGGCAATACCGAATATGTAGTAGGTAACCTTGAGCGTCAAACATTCTATAACACGTTTAGAGCTGAGTTTTTTATTACCCCGGAGTTGTCGCTTCAGTATTATGGCAGTCCGTATGTTACCTCAGGAAAATATGTTGATTATCGCCGCGTGAACGATTCAGAATCCAAAGATCTTAACCAACGGTTTGAGTTTTTGACCCGGAATAATGATTTGTTGACTGACAACGATGGTAACGTCTACCACGATTTTTCGTCGTCTGATTTCGATTTTAATTTTCAGGAATTCAGATCGAATTTCGTAGCCCGCTGGGAATATAAAACAGGATCGACTTTCTATTTTGTTTGGAGCCATAATCGCAGCAATTATCAGGAAGCTTATAATTCTTCATTATTCGATAGTTTCAAAGACATTCGAAAAATTAGCGCCGAAAATGCTTTCATGATAAAATTCAGCTACTGGTTTTCGTTGTAATAAAAACCACGAAGATTGTTCATTCACCTTTTTTTGCTTGGCTAATTAGCACAAATAAAAAAGTATCTTTGGTGCGTGAAATTTCAAGATTATATTCCATTTTACAGGCGTAATCTGACCCTGGCACTTCCGATTGTTTTATCACAAATCGGACAGGTTACCGTATCGCTTGCCGATAACATGATGGTTGGGCACGTAGGAACAACAGAGCTTGCTGCAGCATCGTTTGCCAACAGTGTATTTATGATTGGGATGGTTTTTGGAATGGGCGTAACAATGGGGCTTACGCCTTTGGTTGGAAAAGCTTTTGGACAAAACCAATTACACAAAGCCATTATTTGGTTAAAAAATGGAATGGCAGCTCATCTGACTGCATCAATAGCTTTAACGGCGCTTATGTTTAGCATATATTTCTTTCTGCCGTATATGGGCCAGCCCGAAAATGTTCTGCACCTGGCCCGCCCTTACTATCTCTTGCTATGCGCTTCATATCTGCCTTTTATGTTCTTTTTCTCCTTAAAGCAGTTTTTCGAAGGAATAGGAAATACAAAGATTGCCATGCAGATAACACTTACAGCCAACGTAATTAATATTGCGGTTAATTATGTGTTTATATTTGGTAAGTTCGGATTCCCTGAAATGGGACTTCTGGGTGCTGGTATCGGGACGCTTACCTCTCGAATTTGTATGCCGGTGCTTTTTGCCTATTTTATTCTTCGGAATAGTCGGTTTAAACGATATTTTGTTTTTGCCCGCTACCAAAAAATCTTTAAAAAGGATATGCTGGCTTTATTAAAAATTGGTATTCCCATCGGGTTTCAATTGATTGTTGAAGTTGCTGCATTTGCTATTGGAGCAGTAATGATGGGTTGGCTGGGCGAAACTCCGCTTGCTGCCCATCAAGTGGCTCTCGGCTTGGCCACCTTTACCTATATGATTTCACTTGGCATTTCGCAAGCCAATACAATTCGCGT
It contains:
- a CDS encoding MATE family efflux transporter, producing MKFQDYIPFYRRNLTLALPIVLSQIGQVTVSLADNMMVGHVGTTELAAASFANSVFMIGMVFGMGVTMGLTPLVGKAFGQNQLHKAIIWLKNGMAAHLTASIALTALMFSIYFFLPYMGQPENVLHLARPYYLLLCASYLPFMFFFSLKQFFEGIGNTKIAMQITLTANVINIAVNYVFIFGKFGFPEMGLLGAGIGTLTSRICMPVLFAYFILRNSRFKRYFVFARYQKIFKKDMLALLKIGIPIGFQLIVEVAAFAIGAVMMGWLGETPLAAHQVALGLATFTYMISLGISQANTIRVSHQMGDRDYVSLRRAVFASTHLVLTVMSLSAILFILARHILPLLFTTDENVIEVAAGLLIIAAVFQLFDGLQVIMQSSLRGMADVTTPMLIAFIAYLLIGIPTSYVFTFVLDAGPQGIWYGYLVGLGTAGILFYIRFMRLLKRFA
- the rplI gene encoding 50S ribosomal protein L9, encoding MEIILLQDVERLGSKDDIVEVKGGYARNFLIPTKKAVVATESAKKVLAENIRQRAHKEAKLKDEATKIAEQIVAKKITIGAKTSTSGKIFGSVNTIQLAEAINKKGFEIDRKQITIPEDSIKEVGTHTAKIKLHKEVVVEIEFEVVAE
- the rpsF gene encoding 30S ribosomal protein S6 encodes the protein MLNQYETVFICTPVLSEPQVKEAVTKFRDLIKANGGEMIHEEDWGMKKLAYPIQKKSTGFYHLFEFKADPAFITKMEIDFRRDERVIRFMTVKLDKYAVAYSEKRRKLQKAKSEKKED
- a CDS encoding biotin/lipoyl-containing protein, with the translated sequence MAVEIKIGDRKAWVNLLKQDGNILEVEVDGKTYNVDLMHTADGTFSILEGGHSYDIELVPDETPKKYTAYTLYERYNVEVIDAEARYLQNRNANGAGSADNKVTSPMPGKVVNVLVKEGDVVQEGDTVVIISAMKMESEYKAPKDGTIKKVHVKDQQTVDSNQVLIELD
- a CDS encoding DUF5916 domain-containing protein, with translation MLSKITFTLLFITSFVFVIRAQDYNYTLSDDSLVNQYASMKRVYYATRTPMVPKIDGKLDDECWQSVGTWDGDFIQQQPHQAQKPSQETEIKILYDDKYLYFAIIAYDDEPDEMDPILGRRDELNGDVAGIALDSYQDKQTAFEFNLTSAGQKIDLMHMGEYGWDFNWNAVWDGKTSLGDSAWYAEMRVPFSQIRYSKKEEQVWGMHIWRWIHRLSEESQWKLIPIDAPAMVYIFGELRGIENIPYKRNFEVMPYASGQYFPNSTNKENFGFGVDGKIGVTSNFTLDYTFNPDFGQVEADPSELNLTSYEVFYDEKRPFFLEGNSILEYNSGNDMLFYSRRIGHAPSYEPDYGEDQTLEMPENTSIINALKLTGKNNNGFSLGLVNSMTARETATIKSADESIKEAIEPFTNYSIARVKQDFNEGSTVLGGIVTSSIRNIKDENLEFLTDNSLVGGLDFEHNWKNRKYYVAAKGFTSRISGSEESIARLQRNSRHYFQRVDADHLDYDPSRTSLSGWGGEIAGGKRSGKLRITGDVEWRSPGVDLNDVGYLRQADYIDQNFRIQYLVNKPKGILLNYSFRLAQGHNWNFNGDNLRDNFSFTAGWRFKNYWRFDLAAYRYINEIDTRRLRGGPSLRIDNRNRLGAAIQTNSQRDFFVGLRTDFTRSADNITFDNSYSFQVDWRVSTRFMLSSASSYINEQDNSQYIRRSTVNGNTEYVVGNLERQTFYNTFRAEFFITPELSLQYYGSPYVTSGKYVDYRRVNDSESKDLNQRFEFLTRNNDLLTDNDGNVYHDFSSSDFDFNFQEFRSNFVARWEYKTGSTFYFVWSHNRSNYQEAYNSSLFDSFKDIRKISAENAFMIKFSYWFSL
- the accC gene encoding acetyl-CoA carboxylase biotin carboxylase subunit, which gives rise to MKKIKKILIANRGEIAIRVMRTCRELDLESVAIYSEADRTSLHVRYAHEAYCVGKAPSSESYLNIDKIIEVAKQSGADAIHPGYGFLSENADFARRCAEEGIVFIGPSPEVIVQMGDKIQAREAMTAAGIPVVPGTDGEIKSEEEALEVIKSIGLPVMIKASAGGGGKGMRLVKNESEVVSAVRAARSEAKSAFGDDAVYIEKYITSPHHIEFQILADQHGNTVHLFERECSVQRRHQKMIEETPSPLMTEELRDEMGKAAVEAARAVNYVGAGTIEFLVDNDLNYYFLEMNTRLQVEHPITERVTGIDLVKQQIYAAEGRELEFGQDDLKQRGHAIECRIYAEDPDNNFMPSAGKVYKISSPLGLGVRTDGYVYEGYEIPIYYDPMISKLIVWGKTRDEAIARMRRALYEYKITGVKTSIKMLERVMNNENFIAGNYDTHFIEKNQEQLLSNGMKDNPEDMVIIAAFIDYLDKLGSNAAVTKEFVPAQSRWKKIHYVNHF
- the rpsR gene encoding 30S ribosomal protein S18; this encodes MAQGSEIRYLTPPSVEIKKKKYCRFKKNGIKYVDYKDPEFLKKFLNEQGKILPRRITGTSLKYQRKVGQAVKRARQVALLPFVTDMMK
- a CDS encoding acyl-CoA carboxylase subunit beta, with protein sequence MDLKAKYEQLDALNAQAELGGGEERIEKQHAAGKMTARERILQLLDPGTFTEIDKLMTHRNYDFGMEAKKIFGDGLISGYGKVNGRLVYVFAQDFTVFGGSLSRANADKIVKIQELALKMGAPLVGLNDSGGARIQEGVESLAGYADIFYNNVISSGVIPQISAILGPCAGGAVYSPALTDFIFMVKEKSHMFVTGPEVIKTVTHEDVTKEELGGADTHSSKSGVAHFTGNDEEQTIMMVRELLSFLPSNNLEDPPIKTTIDPSDRVSEELEEIVPADPNKPYDMHEIIQNVIDNKHFLEVQPNYAPNIIVGFARFGGRPVGVVANQPSHLAGVLDINSSVKAARFVRFCDAFNLPLVTFVDVPGFLPGTGQEFGGIIKHGAKLLYAFSEATVPKITVITRKAYGGAYDVMSSKHIGADVNLAYPTAEIAVMGPEGAINIIHREKMTDDEKAAKVQDYRDKFANPYKAASLGYIDEIIHPRDTRKKVIDALEMTQNKRKSNPPKKHGNIPL
- a CDS encoding response regulator transcription factor, producing the protein MKILIAYDQKLVAECLKIYLAQHEHSEIIGMVNNGENSLEAIADLRPDIVIFEFKLWSIKYIDYMSNLNLNFPHLKILVISELISQELMVKIMPFINGYIVKSCSAEKIFIAIQEIKSSGKYLCPKALDKFFSCSKSEQNNSSLTRREKQILGSWITEETHNAVATSLNISESTVRTHLKNIREKLGSINHLQMMIYACQHNLISDKHKPICPNCRFSVSAAY